In a single window of the Dinghuibacter silviterrae genome:
- a CDS encoding Asp23/Gls24 family envelope stress response protein: MKTFNILLLAVLCNALLIFGILVAINIPDLDRLSQTNWLTFAPIAVVYAIVVALLGLLMGSVVNGLLVYPKKRWRNFRISQLNVGLFFLVLVLYFAWATGSFGNSNNDPSKKHVSQSWMHGDLLYKDISERGFKAF; this comes from the coding sequence ATGAAGACATTCAACATTCTTTTGTTGGCGGTCCTTTGCAATGCATTGCTCATCTTTGGCATTCTGGTCGCCATCAACATCCCCGACCTCGATCGTCTTTCACAAACCAACTGGCTTACTTTTGCACCGATCGCGGTCGTGTACGCCATCGTCGTCGCGCTGCTCGGTTTATTGATGGGAAGCGTCGTCAACGGATTGCTGGTGTATCCCAAAAAACGCTGGCGCAACTTCCGCATCAGCCAGCTGAACGTAGGCCTTTTCTTCCTGGTGCTGGTCCTTTATTTTGCGTGGGCCACGGGTTCGTTTGGCAACAGCAACAACGATCCGTCGAAGAAACACGTAAGCCAGTCCTGGATGCACGGTGATTTGTTGTACAAGGACATCTCGGAAAGAGGGTTCAAGGCATTTTAG
- a CDS encoding phosphatidylinositol-specific phospholipase C1-like protein, with protein MDDLPLNMIQVIGSHNSYKQAIDPPLFNMIRYMGQSIANSLDYTHISLSDQLSMGLCNLEIDLYADTQGGKYAHPKGLSWEGRASRDFPYDPAGEMKAPGFKIMHIQDIDFRSSCPTLTACLNELRAWSDAHKGHPPVFITVNAKDDRIPGLTKPEKFTAGVFDQLDKALVEGLGADKLLTPDDVRGSEPTLERAVLDGHWPTMSNAKGKFIFILDEKGKKRAAYMAGHPSLQHRVLFADAPSGTPEAAFLIINDPIKNLDKIREYVRRGYIVRTRADEGTTEARRNDLNRFRAACASGAQIISTDYYRESTLFSSPYVIRFGEGGYLRENPLMGDERVLARQ; from the coding sequence ATGGATGACCTACCCCTCAATATGATCCAGGTCATCGGCTCGCACAACAGCTACAAACAAGCCATCGACCCGCCGCTTTTCAACATGATCCGGTATATGGGGCAGTCCATTGCCAATTCCCTGGACTATACCCACATCAGCCTTTCGGATCAGCTTTCGATGGGCTTATGCAACCTGGAGATCGATCTGTATGCGGACACGCAGGGAGGCAAGTATGCCCATCCGAAGGGACTTTCATGGGAAGGCCGGGCCAGCCGGGACTTTCCTTATGATCCGGCCGGGGAGATGAAGGCGCCGGGTTTTAAGATCATGCACATCCAGGACATCGATTTCCGGAGCAGTTGCCCTACACTGACCGCCTGTCTGAACGAGTTACGGGCATGGTCAGACGCCCATAAAGGACACCCGCCGGTCTTCATTACCGTCAATGCCAAGGATGACCGTATCCCGGGCCTGACAAAGCCGGAAAAGTTCACTGCCGGCGTTTTTGACCAACTGGACAAGGCGCTCGTTGAAGGCCTGGGCGCGGACAAGCTGCTCACCCCGGACGACGTCAGGGGCAGCGAACCTACGCTGGAACGCGCGGTTCTGGACGGACATTGGCCTACCATGAGCAATGCTAAAGGAAAGTTTATTTTTATCCTGGATGAAAAAGGCAAAAAACGCGCCGCGTACATGGCCGGGCATCCTTCGCTGCAACACCGCGTTTTGTTTGCCGATGCGCCCTCAGGGACACCGGAGGCGGCTTTTCTGATCATCAACGATCCCATCAAAAACCTGGACAAGATCCGGGAATATGTGCGGCGGGGCTATATCGTCCGGACCCGCGCGGACGAGGGCACGACGGAGGCCCGGCGCAACGACCTGAATCGCTTTCGCGCCGCCTGCGCGTCGGGGGCGCAGATTATATCCACGGATTACTACAGGGAAAGTACCTTGTTCTCTTCTCCATACGTCATCCGGTTCGGAGAGGGGGGATACCTAAGAGAAAACCCACTCATGGGAGATGAGCGGGTTTTAGCGCGGCAATGA
- a CDS encoding lipocalin-like domain-containing protein — translation MKPMSFFILLVLLTSCSLKPRLTGKVWSLVDVSTPRIGKTNEGLPMTPPLEDMGSFFRFYDNGSFTAKIQTLFRYGKWNLDKNKLTLVAEDGTTFRYKVVSFWRSDLVLFITSGVDHPMDVNLHYEAGPVIDDTAQDAFSLQNNLWEIPARQKEPDALILARVRNHLKCQLLYIQKAIDKKEEYLSVTEFTSPLAFYGNGMALKPLSRVPAEWTNLFYDSADASRAYEALKNGFSADMKLPSTNNAFFVYKSILEQLYVKVYLDTTSILITPASRR, via the coding sequence ATGAAACCCATGTCCTTCTTCATCCTCCTTGTCTTGCTCACCTCGTGTTCGCTCAAACCGCGGTTGACCGGAAAGGTCTGGTCCCTGGTAGATGTCTCGACGCCCCGCATCGGCAAAACGAATGAGGGCCTCCCCATGACGCCTCCCCTGGAAGATATGGGTAGCTTTTTTCGATTTTACGACAACGGATCATTCACCGCGAAGATCCAGACCCTATTCCGGTACGGGAAATGGAATCTGGACAAAAATAAACTGACCCTGGTCGCGGAAGACGGTACCACCTTCCGGTATAAGGTGGTTTCTTTTTGGAGGAGTGACCTCGTGCTTTTTATAACCAGTGGGGTGGATCATCCCATGGACGTCAACCTGCATTATGAGGCGGGACCCGTCATCGATGATACGGCGCAGGATGCCTTCAGCCTCCAGAATAATCTTTGGGAAATACCCGCCCGTCAAAAGGAACCCGACGCCCTTATCCTGGCCCGCGTCCGCAATCACCTAAAGTGTCAGCTGTTATATATACAAAAGGCCATTGACAAAAAAGAAGAATACCTCTCCGTAACCGAATTCACCAGCCCTTTGGCCTTCTATGGCAATGGGATGGCGCTCAAGCCCCTGTCAAGGGTACCCGCTGAATGGACAAATCTTTTTTATGACAGCGCGGACGCGTCCCGGGCGTATGAAGCCCTGAAAAACGGGTTTAGCGCGGACATGAAGCTGCCCAGCACAAATAATGCTTTTTTCGTGTACAAAAGCATCCTCGAACAACTCTATGTAAAAGTCTACCTGGATACGACGAGCATTTTGATCACCCCGGCTTCCAGGCGATGA
- a CDS encoding OmpA family protein, with translation MKTILACLVLCCVKGYGQKADTLTLLFPYNQSILAPGDTARIKGFMHLPPGRVMTGLSLAGHCDNIGGDPYNDSLSQARVDAVRRYLRGLGIADTLLRTTRGYGKRQPLNDNGSEEKRALNRRVEMIRYTGTATGLRTGPGDSVSRGGDSLIEWNEGPLSALFKDPASMPGKTVVLRSVNFYGGHHYPEPSSYKALNELIRLMAEQKGLQIEIQGFVCCLPDSVDALDLDTHIINLSTARARFIYDYLGAHGIDTARMRYKGFQASYKLYPDERNERERGANRRVQIRVIAWKPG, from the coding sequence ATGAAGACGATCCTTGCTTGTTTGGTGCTTTGTTGTGTAAAAGGGTATGGGCAAAAAGCGGATACCCTGACCTTGCTTTTTCCTTACAATCAATCCATACTGGCACCGGGAGACACGGCCCGGATCAAGGGCTTCATGCATCTGCCCCCGGGCCGGGTGATGACGGGGTTGAGCCTTGCGGGACACTGCGACAATATCGGGGGAGATCCGTATAACGATAGCCTGTCCCAGGCACGCGTGGATGCGGTGCGGCGGTATCTCCGGGGATTGGGCATAGCGGATACCCTGCTGCGCACGACACGGGGATACGGCAAAAGGCAGCCACTGAACGACAACGGCAGCGAGGAGAAACGCGCACTCAACCGGCGGGTCGAAATGATCCGATACACGGGAACGGCCACAGGGCTGAGGACGGGGCCGGGCGACTCCGTATCGAGGGGTGGTGACTCCCTGATCGAATGGAACGAAGGCCCCCTGTCCGCCCTCTTTAAGGACCCGGCGTCCATGCCGGGCAAAACCGTCGTCCTGCGCAGCGTCAACTTTTATGGTGGACATCATTACCCCGAGCCTTCTTCTTATAAAGCACTGAACGAACTGATCCGGTTGATGGCGGAGCAAAAGGGCCTGCAGATCGAAATACAGGGTTTTGTCTGTTGTCTGCCGGACAGCGTGGACGCGCTGGACCTGGACACCCACATCATCAATCTCTCCACGGCAAGGGCCCGTTTTATCTATGACTATCTGGGCGCGCATGGTATCGACACGGCGCGCATGCGGTACAAGGGATTCCAGGCGAGCTACAAGCTCTATCCGGACGAACGCAACGAGCGGGAAAGGGGGGCGAACCGGCGGGTGCAGATCAGGGTCATCGCCTGGAAGCCGGGGTGA
- a CDS encoding serine hydrolase gives MRLLLCTALALVTLIGRAQHLDRRLQKRVDSLTQGFHGDVGIYIYDPGRDRYAACQPDALFPTASIVKISILLGIMDKIRTGALDYHQRLTYTDSLFFKEGDDILSDFTPGSTIELSKVMMLMLTISDNCASVWLQGLAGGGTRINALLDSLGFSKTRVNSHTPGRSADWERYGWGQTTPREIVHIMDRIVRGEVFDPKSSAMMLRLLGRQYWDEEALSQIPAGVFAADKNGALDSSRNEVVYVHGRHPYIFSIFTKNNTDTRWTQDNEAWALTRRLSALLWTYYR, from the coding sequence ATGCGACTCCTTCTTTGCACAGCCCTGGCGCTGGTCACCCTGATTGGCCGGGCCCAGCACCTGGACCGGCGGCTCCAGAAACGGGTGGATTCCCTCACGCAGGGCTTTCATGGCGATGTGGGTATTTATATATACGACCCTGGTCGGGACCGGTATGCAGCGTGCCAGCCGGATGCTCTTTTTCCGACGGCGAGTATCGTCAAGATCAGCATTCTCCTGGGGATCATGGACAAGATCCGCACGGGCGCCCTGGATTACCACCAGCGCCTGACGTATACGGATTCGCTTTTCTTTAAAGAAGGAGACGATATCCTTTCGGACTTTACACCGGGGAGCACCATCGAATTGAGCAAGGTGATGATGCTGATGCTGACGATCAGCGATAACTGTGCGAGCGTTTGGCTACAGGGGCTTGCGGGCGGGGGTACCCGGATCAATGCGCTCCTGGATAGCCTGGGTTTTTCAAAAACGAGGGTGAACAGCCATACACCGGGCCGGAGCGCCGACTGGGAGCGATATGGCTGGGGACAAACGACGCCCCGGGAGATCGTACACATCATGGACAGGATCGTCCGGGGCGAAGTGTTTGATCCGAAGTCCAGCGCGATGATGCTTCGGTTGTTGGGCCGTCAGTATTGGGACGAGGAGGCTTTGTCGCAAATCCCGGCGGGTGTTTTTGCGGCGGACAAAAACGGGGCGCTGGACAGTAGCCGGAACGAGGTGGTGTATGTCCATGGCAGACACCCTTACATTTTCAGCATTTTTACAAAGAACAATACGGATACGCGGTGGACGCAGGACAACGAGGCCTGGGCGCTGACGCGACGGCTTTCCGCGTTGCTTTGGACCTATTATCGATGA
- a CDS encoding TonB-dependent receptor: MKCALFCCLVLMTMGTAFAQGSLKGRILEQSTKQPIPAAVVSIKDTRWTTVTDTLGMYSIKGIPEGEYILQVSSVGFQPKETDRVVITSGKTFYLETELLNNISSLKEVTIKTFRNEQNPALPVSTYSFSREEIFRTPGAQGDIFRVIGILPGVTSSGGQFSAIAVRGQGVRDNVYMVDDIPMTAVSHLEGSGGGSVFNDPNGGRFSIFAPRVVDNATFQGGGFGAEYGRKSSSYLGLGIKEGNRETPSFSAQVDLLGATLIYDGPSYMDKNTSMFATARYQNFYLLEKVVGLKDVGLPMYGDYMLKTTTALNAHNKLSLLVMYNPEKYTLGIDDVKQQTTIQSTDLVTTTNNKFLAGLNLRTLTSKNSYWKNVVYYRSLNARADLGIAYPEADSQGNFADKSHIRYETGLQHSQNDQAEAGYRSVFVQHWERMSLTAGVDASWMSIDNAQTLTHTDTLYTFTEDDIRAPGQNYLELTPALFNASVHSSAWNASVYSNVSWTAFPWLVLNPGLRYDYTWFSAQQTLSPRLSGSFLLDAHRSINFATGIFYQDPLPEDIGGQPSGHRLQEERTIQYILGYKHYFSEDLKWVAEAWGKQFNDLIVQPFSGQSLLNNNGTGYAYGVDVSLTKRLSSKYYGQIGYSYMRSRRDDHDGRGMYNFDYDQPHIVSLLASYQPNNRWAFSTKFRYATGRPKDAYVIHSDVFGDPSYLRYSQEITGRATRRLDDFISWDIRGDYRVRWGKKTMVAFVDIVDLLDYYDQAGEEFQPITGKTYDDGLGIFPSFGLRLEY; the protein is encoded by the coding sequence ATGAAATGCGCATTATTCTGCTGCCTGGTCCTTATGACTATGGGTACCGCATTCGCCCAGGGTAGCTTAAAAGGACGGATCCTGGAACAATCCACCAAACAACCGATACCCGCTGCCGTCGTTTCTATTAAGGATACCCGCTGGACGACCGTTACGGATACCTTGGGTATGTATTCCATAAAGGGGATCCCCGAAGGGGAATATATCCTCCAGGTGAGCAGCGTAGGATTTCAACCAAAAGAAACAGACCGGGTCGTCATTACATCGGGGAAGACTTTTTACCTTGAAACGGAACTCCTGAATAATATATCGTCGTTAAAGGAAGTAACGATAAAAACGTTCCGGAACGAGCAAAACCCTGCGTTGCCTGTTTCCACGTACTCCTTTTCCCGGGAAGAGATCTTCCGCACACCGGGAGCTCAGGGGGACATCTTCCGGGTGATCGGCATCCTTCCAGGGGTCACCAGCAGCGGTGGACAGTTTTCTGCCATTGCCGTGCGCGGACAAGGCGTAAGAGACAATGTCTACATGGTGGACGATATTCCTATGACAGCGGTATCCCACCTGGAAGGGTCGGGCGGCGGATCCGTTTTTAATGATCCCAACGGTGGCCGGTTTAGCATTTTTGCGCCCCGGGTCGTCGACAATGCCACCTTCCAGGGTGGGGGCTTCGGGGCGGAATACGGACGGAAGTCGTCGTCTTACCTGGGGTTGGGTATCAAGGAAGGCAACCGGGAAACGCCTTCCTTTAGCGCCCAGGTGGACCTGCTGGGCGCTACCCTGATTTATGACGGGCCTTCGTATATGGATAAGAACACCAGTATGTTCGCCACGGCGCGTTATCAGAATTTCTATTTGCTGGAAAAGGTGGTCGGCCTAAAGGACGTCGGGTTGCCGATGTATGGTGACTATATGCTCAAAACGACAACGGCTTTGAACGCACACAACAAGTTATCTCTTTTGGTCATGTACAATCCGGAGAAGTATACCTTGGGTATAGATGATGTCAAGCAACAAACCACCATTCAAAGCACCGATCTGGTGACGACGACCAACAACAAGTTCCTTGCAGGGCTGAACCTTAGGACACTGACGAGCAAGAACAGTTACTGGAAAAATGTCGTGTATTACCGCTCGCTGAACGCCCGGGCAGACTTGGGTATTGCCTATCCCGAAGCCGATAGCCAGGGGAACTTTGCAGATAAGTCCCACATCCGCTATGAAACGGGTTTGCAGCATAGTCAAAACGACCAGGCCGAAGCAGGATACCGGTCTGTTTTCGTCCAGCACTGGGAACGGATGTCCCTAACCGCCGGCGTCGACGCCTCGTGGATGTCTATTGACAACGCCCAGACCCTGACACATACCGATACGCTGTATACCTTTACGGAAGACGATATTCGGGCACCCGGCCAGAACTACCTGGAGCTGACGCCCGCACTGTTTAATGCCTCGGTGCATAGCAGCGCCTGGAATGCATCCGTTTATTCAAACGTCTCCTGGACGGCATTTCCCTGGCTGGTGCTCAACCCCGGTCTTCGTTATGATTACACCTGGTTCTCTGCTCAGCAAACACTTTCCCCCCGTCTGAGCGGGAGTTTCCTGCTGGACGCCCACCGGAGCATCAATTTCGCCACCGGCATATTTTACCAAGACCCCCTCCCCGAAGATATCGGTGGACAACCTTCCGGCCACCGGCTTCAGGAAGAACGAACCATCCAATACATCCTTGGGTACAAACACTATTTCTCCGAAGACCTCAAGTGGGTTGCGGAAGCCTGGGGGAAACAATTCAACGATCTCATCGTACAACCTTTTAGTGGTCAAAGCCTGCTCAATAACAACGGCACCGGCTACGCCTACGGGGTGGATGTAAGCCTTACGAAACGATTGTCCAGCAAATATTACGGCCAGATCGGCTATTCCTACATGCGCTCGCGCAGGGACGACCATGACGGGCGGGGTATGTACAACTTCGACTATGACCAGCCCCATATCGTCAGCCTCCTGGCCAGCTATCAGCCCAACAACCGCTGGGCCTTTTCCACCAAATTCCGTTATGCCACAGGCCGGCCCAAGGATGCCTATGTGATCCACAGCGACGTCTTTGGGGACCCCTCCTATCTCCGCTATTCCCAGGAGATCACGGGCCGTGCCACCCGACGTCTCGACGACTTCATCAGTTGGGACATCCGCGGGGACTACCGGGTCCGGTGGGGGAAAAAGACAATGGTTGCCTTTGTCGATATTGTGGACCTGTTGGATTATTATGACCAGGCCGGGGAGGAGTTTCAGCCGATCACCGGCAAGACTTATGATGACGGGTTGGGTATATTTCCATCTTTTGGGTTGCGGTTGGAATACTAG
- a CDS encoding M1 family metallopeptidase, which yields MKHYLILLALLPFAASAQYAGEYGTADTTLFQILQRPDGYYLSTEHYGNIRMIPEGGGRFTLDRVKPVAIVDFDTNSTGQVTRMLVHQAGRFTWIKDTLSASLLGSYHQDIDASLHILIHQDGEQLKMETKNLDQLKRDKYRVLDDTYTFQRDRNGQVERLLIDRIGEQVYLPRKSQGLQPALRMHAPDRHLGFTRADTLEGAPLPARTCYDVLFYDLDVALDPSQRSVQGRNRIRFRAVRDFDSLQLDLYANLRIDRILYQGHELTYHREYNAVYVDFPSTVSQGTLGELDVQYHGKPILPDPSVLQGGILWLHDTLGNPWAESVCQGTGGSLWWPGKDLLSDKPDSMRITLTAPAGLTAISNGRLLSTHKMPDGRSRFEWYVSYPILNYNVVFYLGDYVHFSDKRIDYYCLPYSLDKAKTVFGGAPAMMDLYERDFGPYPFAGDGFKLVEAPYPMEHQSAVSPGPITPLPGGTYDQAEVIRTLWHESAHEWWGNSVSCADFADLWIHEAFATYTEVLAYTAFSGDKAAADYLRAQVPVNKEPIIGVYNVNYFYLGDMYSKGCLLLNTLRHAIHNDSLFFGALRGIQSQWRFRSITTEDLIRSFNAFTGKDYTCVFDQYLRHTALPVLEWSLQDRRFRYRWQADVPGFQMPIRINLGPVLLSATSEWQALNLPESASPEDLRVDTDEFYVRTVHN from the coding sequence ATGAAACACTACCTGATCCTTCTCGCCCTGCTGCCCTTCGCGGCCAGCGCACAGTATGCCGGTGAATACGGCACGGCCGATACAACCCTTTTCCAGATCCTCCAACGGCCGGACGGATATTACTTATCCACCGAACATTACGGGAATATCCGGATGATCCCGGAAGGCGGTGGCCGGTTTACCCTCGACAGGGTAAAACCGGTGGCCATCGTCGATTTTGACACCAACAGCACGGGGCAGGTCACCCGGATGCTCGTGCACCAGGCGGGCCGCTTTACCTGGATCAAAGACACCCTTTCGGCGTCCCTGTTGGGGAGCTATCACCAGGATATAGACGCGTCTCTTCATATCCTGATTCACCAGGACGGGGAACAGTTGAAAATGGAAACCAAAAACCTGGATCAACTGAAACGGGACAAATACCGGGTCCTCGATGACACTTATACCTTTCAACGGGACCGGAACGGGCAAGTGGAGCGCCTGTTGATCGACCGGATCGGGGAACAGGTGTACCTCCCCCGGAAAAGCCAGGGGCTACAGCCGGCCCTGCGCATGCACGCGCCGGACCGTCACCTGGGGTTTACCCGGGCGGATACGCTGGAAGGAGCACCTTTACCGGCCAGGACGTGCTACGACGTCCTTTTTTACGACCTGGACGTAGCGCTGGACCCGTCACAACGGTCGGTCCAGGGGCGTAACCGGATTCGCTTCCGTGCGGTGCGGGATTTTGACAGCCTGCAACTGGACCTGTATGCCAACCTCCGGATCGACCGGATCCTTTACCAGGGGCACGAGCTGACTTATCACCGGGAATACAATGCCGTTTACGTGGATTTCCCCTCCACTGTATCACAAGGGACGCTGGGCGAGCTCGACGTCCAATACCATGGCAAACCCATCCTCCCGGACCCTTCGGTCCTGCAAGGCGGCATCCTCTGGTTGCACGACACCCTGGGAAACCCCTGGGCGGAATCCGTTTGCCAGGGAACGGGTGGCAGCCTTTGGTGGCCCGGCAAAGACCTGTTGAGCGACAAACCCGACAGCATGCGCATCACCTTGACGGCGCCTGCCGGGCTCACCGCCATATCCAACGGCAGGCTCCTTTCTACCCATAAAATGCCGGATGGGCGGAGCCGTTTTGAATGGTATGTCAGTTACCCCATCCTCAACTACAACGTGGTTTTTTACCTGGGAGACTACGTGCACTTTTCAGACAAGCGCATAGACTATTACTGTCTGCCGTACAGCCTGGACAAGGCGAAAACGGTTTTTGGCGGCGCCCCGGCCATGATGGACCTGTATGAACGGGATTTCGGCCCCTACCCTTTCGCCGGCGACGGGTTTAAGCTGGTGGAAGCCCCCTATCCCATGGAACACCAAAGCGCGGTCAGCCCGGGGCCCATTACCCCCTTGCCAGGCGGCACTTATGACCAGGCCGAGGTCATCCGTACCCTCTGGCACGAAAGCGCCCATGAGTGGTGGGGCAACAGTGTCAGTTGCGCAGACTTCGCTGACCTTTGGATACACGAGGCTTTTGCTACCTACACAGAGGTCCTGGCGTATACCGCTTTTTCCGGTGACAAAGCGGCGGCGGACTACCTCCGGGCACAGGTACCGGTAAACAAGGAGCCCATCATCGGGGTGTACAACGTCAATTATTTCTACTTGGGCGATATGTACAGCAAAGGGTGCCTCCTGTTGAACACCCTGCGGCATGCCATCCACAACGACTCGCTTTTTTTTGGCGCCCTCCGGGGTATCCAATCGCAATGGCGCTTCCGCTCCATCACAACGGAAGACCTGATCCGCTCCTTCAACGCCTTCACCGGAAAGGATTATACCTGTGTATTTGATCAATATCTGCGGCATACCGCCCTGCCAGTGCTGGAATGGTCCCTGCAAGACCGCCGTTTCCGTTACCGCTGGCAAGCGGACGTCCCGGGGTTTCAGATGCCCATACGCATAAACCTCGGGCCGGTCCTGCTCTCCGCCACCAGCGAATGGCAGGCGTTGAATCTCCCGGAGTCGGCCAGCCCCGAAGACCTGCGCGTAGATACGGACGAATTTTATGTACGGACAGTGCACAACTAG
- a CDS encoding helix-turn-helix domain-containing protein: MKVFLGTILLLGCLQGIVSCVLLFRSKRHRQANRLLGALILVITLATLRVYGNDEGWWDKGLVLILVGNFVPFFLVMAAGPLAYLYVRACLDPRFVFRKRDRIHFVPVLLDLVPVITVCIYVVLLAFGRVKPGGGAWGNFIDSYNVYVDIPRWISVTVYVLAGWKMLKGAPDSTRWIRHFLTGLTVFQVIWLINLIPYEFPASGNWMLDHLDWYPLYIPMTVLSYWLGIKGYLSSQLMPVSGALLTKTMAQQTIRTLEKIMKEDKAYRNPDLNLAQLAKQAGVPTKTVSTVLNQHLGQSVNEYINGYRIKEVQEKLLEGGARERTIAGLAYESGFNSLPTFQRAFKAISGVSPKEFLIKSGIE; the protein is encoded by the coding sequence ATGAAGGTCTTCCTGGGCACCATCCTCCTCCTGGGCTGTCTGCAAGGCATCGTCAGCTGCGTCCTGTTGTTTCGCTCCAAACGGCACAGGCAGGCCAACCGGCTGCTGGGGGCATTGATCCTGGTGATTACCCTGGCGACCCTAAGGGTGTACGGCAACGACGAAGGGTGGTGGGACAAAGGGCTGGTACTCATACTGGTCGGGAACTTTGTCCCTTTTTTCCTGGTCATGGCGGCTGGCCCGTTGGCCTATCTGTATGTGCGGGCGTGCCTGGATCCCCGGTTTGTGTTCCGGAAACGGGACCGGATCCATTTTGTGCCCGTTCTTCTGGACCTGGTGCCCGTGATCACGGTTTGCATTTATGTCGTACTGCTGGCGTTCGGGCGGGTAAAACCCGGGGGCGGGGCCTGGGGAAATTTTATCGATTCCTATAATGTGTACGTGGATATACCCCGGTGGATTTCGGTGACCGTATACGTCCTGGCGGGGTGGAAGATGCTAAAGGGCGCGCCGGATAGTACCCGCTGGATACGGCATTTCCTGACGGGTCTTACAGTTTTCCAGGTCATCTGGCTGATCAACCTGATCCCTTATGAGTTTCCAGCCAGCGGCAACTGGATGCTGGATCACCTCGACTGGTATCCGCTCTATATTCCCATGACTGTCCTGAGCTATTGGTTGGGGATCAAGGGATATTTGTCTTCCCAGTTGATGCCGGTGTCGGGTGCATTGCTCACAAAGACGATGGCTCAGCAAACGATACGCACGCTGGAAAAGATCATGAAAGAGGACAAGGCGTACCGGAACCCCGACCTTAACCTGGCCCAGCTGGCCAAACAGGCGGGCGTACCCACGAAAACCGTATCGACCGTGTTGAACCAACACCTGGGGCAAAGTGTAAACGAATATATCAACGGGTACAGGATTAAGGAAGTACAGGAAAAGTTGCTGGAAGGTGGGGCCAGGGAGAGGACGATCGCGGGGTTGGCCTATGAGTCGGGGTTCAATTCTTTGCCGACGTTTCAACGGGCTTTTAAGGCCATCAGCGGGGTAAGCCCCAAAGAATTTCTGATCAAATCCGGTATTGAATAG
- a CDS encoding glycosyltransferase family 2 protein, with protein sequence MLQHKKIVVVLPAYNAARTLERTYRDIPFDIVDEVILVDDASKDETLAVARRLGIRHIIEHDCNKGYGGNQKTCYQKALALEADIVIMLHPDYQYTPRLIPAMASLIAQGVYPVVLGSRILGRGAIKGGMPRYKYFFNRVLTLVQNILMGQKLSEYHTGYRAFSARVLAGIDFKRNSDGFVFDNELLAQICMQGHEIAEVTCPTAYFPDASSIHFRASVVYGLGVLRVALSYRLHKWGLRQSTLYGEGERQWLPMVSTSYR encoded by the coding sequence ATGCTCCAGCACAAAAAGATCGTCGTCGTCCTCCCGGCCTACAATGCCGCCCGCACATTGGAGCGGACCTATCGTGACATTCCTTTTGACATCGTCGACGAGGTGATCCTGGTGGACGACGCCAGCAAGGACGAAACCCTGGCGGTGGCCCGCCGCCTAGGCATCCGGCACATCATCGAACACGATTGCAACAAGGGCTATGGGGGCAACCAGAAGACCTGTTACCAAAAGGCCCTGGCGCTGGAGGCGGACATCGTCATCATGCTCCATCCCGATTATCAGTATACGCCCCGGCTGATCCCGGCCATGGCCTCCCTGATCGCACAGGGGGTGTACCCGGTCGTCCTCGGGTCGCGGATCCTTGGACGCGGGGCCATCAAAGGGGGAATGCCCCGGTATAAATATTTTTTCAACCGGGTGCTCACGCTGGTCCAAAATATCCTGATGGGGCAGAAGTTAAGCGAATACCATACGGGTTACCGGGCCTTCTCCGCCCGGGTACTGGCGGGTATCGATTTTAAACGGAACAGCGACGGTTTTGTTTTTGACAACGAGCTCCTGGCCCAGATCTGTATGCAGGGTCATGAGATCGCGGAGGTCACCTGCCCGACGGCCTATTTCCCGGATGCCTCCAGCATTCATTTCAGGGCCAGTGTCGTCTACGGGCTCGGCGTCCTGCGCGTGGCACTCAGTTACCGGCTCCACAAATGGGGGTTGCGTCAAAGCACCTTGTACGGCGAAGGCGAGCGTCAATGGCTCCCCATGGTGTCCACCTCATACAGATAA